In Coleofasciculus chthonoplastes PCC 7420, a single genomic region encodes these proteins:
- a CDS encoding WD40 domain-containing protein — protein MSVLTRTENYYKIGGSLKYQHPTYVKRQADDELYDGLKQGEYCYVLNSRQMGKSSLRVRMMKILKSEGIKCASIDMTRLGSQTTPEAWYLGIVSELVRNFGLSTRFDDIAWWKQHEILSPLQRLNWFIEDVLLTQFDQNLVVFLDEIDSIIKLNFKDDFFAFIRACYNQRADNPDYNRLTFCLLGVATPSNLIDDKKRTPFNIGRSIQLGGFQFEDAKASLIPGFVDKVDDPETVLKEVLNWTGGQPFLTQKLCYLIGKYSQSRTPDIAQIVHTYILENWQSQDEPEHLRTIRDRLLSNEQRAERLLGLYQHLLQQGQVAVNDHPEQMELRLSGLVVKQQQTLRVYNRIYQTVFNLQWVNEKLANLRPYSEAITAWFASKGQDNSRLLRGQALQEARQWAANQCLSDQDYQFLAKSEQWEKWEVERALDAEKKERKLVLLEMQIAQEKIKQAQEQARREKCQNRLKFAVTWALVLAVATGTGFYVRQQLKQTYTESLEEQIKKAGDSALLKFELGQLEALLQAMKAGHTLATSFGERPLVNYPTTRPVLALQEILNNIQERNQLHHQGSVESLAFSRDGQTIVTASLDGMILMWNRQGKPIGQLPGHPARVTSIAISQDGQRIASASIDGTVRLWHRQENGMQELPKQQGWVRSVAFSPDGELIATASSDHTARLWDIQGNLLQEFTGHEDEVTRVAFSPDGQFIATASSDHTARLWDIQGNLLQEFKGHQGWVRSVAFSPDGKFIATASSDHTARLWDIQGNLLQEFKGHQGRVTQVMFSPDGQFLGTASMDGTARLWDWQGNVVQNLKGHQGLVTDLAMSRDGQIIVTATSDGIAHLWTRSHNQPLQGHQDGVTHVTFSPDGQLLGTASSDGTARLWNRQGKSILEFKGHQGSVTDITFRPDQQMIATASSDGTVRLWDIQGKLQRRLPNHSGGVAQVAFSPDGQLIATASSDGIARLWDIQGNLLQDLIGHQGWVRSLAFSPDGTQIATASSDRTVRLWDLQGNLRQELKGHQGWVKSVAFSPNGDYIATASIDGIVRLWDTDGNLVKELNQHPSGITHIAFSPDGTRIATASFEGIARLWDLQGNLVQEIKGHQGAVVSVTFSPDGTQIATASSDGTARIWQVEGLGELLSRGCIWLQDYLVTHPEAREELQVCDFRE, from the coding sequence ATGAGTGTATTAACCAGAACAGAAAATTATTACAAAATCGGCGGCAGCTTAAAGTATCAACACCCCACCTATGTGAAACGCCAAGCTGATGATGAATTGTATGATGGATTGAAACAGGGGGAATATTGCTACGTGTTGAACTCGCGGCAGATGGGCAAGTCTAGCTTGCGCGTTCGGATGATGAAAATTCTCAAAAGCGAAGGCATAAAATGTGCGTCAATTGATATGACTCGGCTGGGAAGTCAAACGACGCCAGAGGCATGGTATCTGGGTATTGTTTCTGAGTTGGTGAGGAATTTTGGTCTATCGACTAGGTTTGATGATATTGCCTGGTGGAAGCAACATGAGATATTATCACCGTTACAACGTTTGAATTGGTTTATCGAGGATGTGTTACTGACTCAGTTTGATCAAAATCTAGTTGTTTTCCTGGATGAAATCGATAGTATTATTAAACTCAATTTCAAAGACGACTTTTTTGCCTTTATTCGTGCCTGTTATAACCAACGCGCCGATAATCCGGATTATAATCGCCTGACGTTTTGTTTATTGGGAGTTGCCACGCCTTCCAATTTAATTGATGATAAAAAACGCACTCCCTTTAATATCGGGCGTTCGATTCAGCTTGGTGGGTTTCAATTTGAGGATGCCAAAGCCTCGTTAATTCCTGGGTTTGTCGATAAAGTTGATGATCCGGAAACGGTGTTAAAGGAAGTATTGAACTGGACAGGCGGACAACCTTTTCTCACCCAGAAATTATGTTATCTGATTGGTAAGTATAGTCAAAGCCGTACCCCCGATATTGCCCAAATTGTCCACACTTATATTCTGGAAAACTGGCAATCTCAGGATGAACCGGAGCATTTACGAACGATTCGCGATCGCCTGCTGAGTAATGAACAACGAGCAGAGCGTTTGCTAGGGCTGTATCAGCACCTTTTGCAACAGGGACAAGTGGCGGTGAATGACCATCCAGAACAGATGGAATTGCGCCTAAGTGGGTTAGTGGTTAAACAGCAGCAAACCTTAAGGGTTTATAATCGCATTTATCAGACTGTATTTAACCTGCAATGGGTTAATGAAAAACTCGCTAACTTGCGACCCTATTCAGAAGCCATAACTGCCTGGTTTGCATCCAAGGGTCAGGATAATTCCCGACTGTTACGCGGTCAGGCGTTACAGGAAGCAAGACAATGGGCGGCTAATCAATGCTTAAGTGATCAGGATTATCAATTTTTAGCCAAAAGTGAGCAATGGGAAAAATGGGAAGTTGAACGCGCTTTAGATGCTGAAAAGAAAGAGCGCAAATTAGTCCTATTAGAGATGCAAATTGCTCAAGAGAAAATTAAACAGGCACAGGAGCAAGCACGACGGGAAAAATGCCAAAATCGGCTTAAATTTGCCGTGACTTGGGCTTTGGTTCTGGCGGTTGCCACAGGGACTGGTTTTTACGTCCGCCAACAACTGAAACAGACTTATACCGAATCCCTGGAGGAGCAAATAAAAAAAGCAGGGGATAGCGCTTTGCTTAAGTTTGAGTTAGGGCAACTTGAGGCATTACTGCAAGCCATGAAAGCGGGGCATACCTTGGCAACGTCATTTGGTGAGCGTCCCTTAGTCAACTATCCCACAACTCGTCCAGTGTTAGCGTTGCAAGAAATTCTAAACAATATTCAGGAACGGAATCAACTGCATCATCAAGGTAGTGTGGAAAGCCTCGCCTTTAGCCGCGATGGACAAACCATTGTCACGGCTTCCCTGGATGGCATGATTCTTATGTGGAACCGACAAGGAAAACCCATCGGACAATTGCCGGGACATCCAGCCAGAGTCACCAGTATTGCCATTAGTCAAGATGGACAACGTATTGCCAGCGCCTCAATTGATGGTACAGTTCGCTTATGGCATCGGCAAGAAAATGGAATGCAAGAATTGCCAAAACAGCAGGGTTGGGTGAGAAGCGTTGCCTTTAGTCCCGATGGAGAGTTAATTGCCACGGCGTCATCGGATCACACGGCACGTTTGTGGGATATTCAGGGTAATTTGTTGCAGGAATTTACCGGGCATGAAGATGAAGTAACCCGTGTTGCTTTTAGTCCTGATGGACAGTTTATTGCCACAGCATCATCGGATCACACGGCGCGTTTGTGGGATATTCAGGGCAATTTGTTGCAGGAATTTAAAGGACATCAGGGATGGGTGAGAAGCGTTGCCTTTAGTCCCGATGGCAAGTTTATTGCTACGGCGTCATCAGATCACACGGCGCGTTTATGGGATATTCAGGGCAATCTGTTGCAGGAATTCAAAGGACATCAAGGACGAGTGACGCAGGTGATGTTTAGCCCCGATGGGCAGTTTTTGGGAACTGCTTCTATGGATGGTACGGCTCGCCTGTGGGATTGGCAAGGAAATGTGGTACAAAACTTAAAAGGGCATCAAGGTTTAGTGACAGATCTTGCCATGAGTCGGGATGGTCAAATCATTGTTACGGCTACATCTGATGGCATTGCCCACCTGTGGACGCGATCGCACAATCAGCCGTTGCAAGGACATCAAGATGGGGTCACTCATGTCACTTTTAGCCCCGATGGGCAGTTGTTGGGGACAGCTTCATCTGATGGTACAGCTCGCCTCTGGAATCGGCAAGGGAAATCCATCCTGGAATTCAAGGGACATCAAGGGAGTGTCACAGATATCACCTTTCGCCCAGATCAGCAAATGATTGCTACTGCCTCATCTGATGGCACTGTTCGTTTATGGGACATCCAGGGTAAATTGCAAAGACGCTTACCCAACCATTCCGGCGGCGTGGCACAAGTGGCATTTAGCCCCGATGGACAACTGATTGCCACGGCTTCTTCCGATGGTATTGCCCGCTTATGGGATATTCAAGGGAATCTACTGCAAGACTTGATCGGACATCAAGGGTGGGTAAGAAGCCTCGCCTTTAGTCCCGATGGAACGCAAATTGCCACCGCTTCATCCGATCGCACGGTTCGCCTCTGGGACTTGCAAGGTAATCTGCGACAGGAATTGAAAGGACATCAGGGATGGGTTAAAAGTGTCGCCTTTAGTCCCAATGGAGACTATATCGCTACGGCTTCCATTGATGGCATAGTTCGTCTCTGGGATACTGACGGAAACCTAGTCAAAGAACTCAACCAGCATCCCAGTGGCATAACCCATATTGCCTTTAGTCCCGATGGAACCCGGATTGCCACTGCCTCATTCGAGGGTATTGCCCGTTTATGGGATTTACAGGGAAACCTAGTACAAGAAATTAAAGGACATCAAGGTGCTGTAGTTAGTGTTACTTTTAGTCCAGATGGAACCCAAATTGCCACGGCTTCATCGGATGGCACCGCCCGGATTTGGCAGGTTGAAGGGTTAGGGGAATTACTCTCCAGAGGGTGTATCTGGTTGCAAGATTATTTGGTGACTCATCCCGAAGCACGAGAGGAACTCCAGGTTTGTGATTTTAGGGAATAG
- a CDS encoding AAA-like domain-containing protein: protein MDSQSQLTWHQIKQAANQALSVNTGSYLSDVEEKVLRGAWEDYSYEQIAEQHNFTVNYIRGDVGPQLWRKLSTALGEKVSKTNFREPLTRGLAKLSQPVSSPKIEYPNGPVPLRSQFYVERPPIESDCYQTILQPGALIRIKAPRKMGKTSLLDRIIEYAEMQGYRTVRLNLRQIEQAKFSDLDKFLRCFCACISDKLNPAAVLSDYWNEDRGSMLSCTRYFEMLLAQAESPLVLALDEVDRVFQYPNIATHFFPLIRSWHEEANNLELWEQLRLVVVHSTEDYGSLDINQSPFNVGLPVPLAECTSQQVEDLAQRHPLDWNLQIGSEGLVPLLATVGGHPYLVRLALYELATKQITLDELLQDAATDAGIYSQHLRHHLATLKEHPELANALEKVVNATEPVPLDTMQAYKLHSMGLIEQQGNQVTPRCQLYRQYFREHLN, encoded by the coding sequence ATGGACTCCCAATCGCAATTAACCTGGCATCAAATTAAACAAGCGGCTAACCAAGCTTTGTCTGTCAACACAGGCAGCTACTTGAGTGATGTTGAAGAAAAAGTCTTGCGCGGGGCTTGGGAGGATTACAGTTATGAGCAAATTGCCGAACAGCATAACTTCACCGTAAATTACATCAGAGGAGATGTCGGACCCCAGTTATGGCGTAAGCTGTCTACAGCGTTAGGCGAGAAAGTGAGTAAAACTAATTTTCGGGAACCGTTAACGCGAGGACTTGCTAAACTATCACAACCCGTATCCTCACCGAAGATAGAATATCCCAATGGACCTGTACCCCTACGTTCTCAGTTTTATGTAGAACGCCCTCCCATTGAATCGGATTGTTATCAGACGATTTTGCAACCGGGGGCACTGATTCGGATTAAAGCGCCCCGTAAGATGGGAAAAACCTCTCTCCTGGATAGAATTATTGAGTATGCTGAGATGCAAGGGTATCGTACCGTCCGTTTAAATCTGCGACAAATTGAGCAGGCAAAATTTAGTGACTTGGATAAGTTTCTGCGCTGTTTTTGTGCCTGTATTAGCGATAAATTAAACCCTGCGGCGGTGCTGTCTGATTATTGGAATGAAGACCGAGGCAGTATGCTCAGTTGTACTCGCTATTTTGAAATGCTTTTGGCACAAGCAGAGAGTCCATTAGTTTTAGCCTTGGATGAAGTAGACCGAGTCTTCCAATATCCAAATATTGCCACGCACTTTTTTCCCCTCATCCGCAGTTGGCATGAAGAAGCGAATAATCTAGAACTGTGGGAACAACTGCGCTTGGTGGTGGTTCATAGCACGGAAGATTATGGCTCTTTAGATATTAATCAATCTCCATTTAATGTTGGTTTACCTGTGCCATTAGCGGAGTGTACTTCTCAACAAGTGGAAGATTTGGCACAGCGTCATCCTTTGGATTGGAATTTGCAAATTGGCAGTGAAGGGCTTGTACCGTTACTGGCAACGGTAGGTGGACATCCTTATTTAGTGCGATTGGCACTTTATGAACTAGCGACTAAACAGATAACATTGGATGAATTATTACAAGATGCGGCTACAGATGCGGGAATCTATAGTCAACATTTGCGTCACCACTTAGCCACGTTGAAAGAACATCCAGAACTGGCTAACGCCCTGGAAAAGGTGGTGAATGCAACTGAACCTGTGCCATTAGATACAATGCAGGCGTATAAGTTACATAGTATGGGGTTAATTGAACAGCAGGGGAATCAGGTTACACCTCGATGTCAATTGTATCGGCAGTATTTTCGAGAACATTTGAATTAG
- a CDS encoding GTP cyclohydrolase II, translated as MQLSQPLSKSKPKHIVLTSHPGRSREQPPRLHWGEIDPLKRGPIIGTVTNLAHRNVIGTHSGSYSVYRALAVASGALHPNHRADLTNTAPVVEIGPHPSWADPNRIVSLDPFGGMVGDVYTDLYEQGYDIRPTIAVTQAHVNLPEIQEAIQKNRLSVDGKIVKPNGSLVVTKVAIDPVWYLPGIAHRLNVEEGELRRALFQQTGGMFPELVTRPDLQVFLPPIGGITAYLIGDVDAITDPNRQLAVRVHDECNGSDVFGSDICTCRPYLVHGLEVCVQTAQAGGAGVLVYFRKEGRALGEVTKFLVYNARKRQEGGDSADAYFNRTECVAGAPDMRFQELMPDVLHWLGITRIDSFVSMSDMKYNAITSSGIEIVKRIPIPDDLIPEDAMVEIAAKQAAGYYTETTAPDAVKLATIKGRSLL; from the coding sequence ATGCAACTATCACAACCGTTGTCGAAGTCGAAACCAAAACATATTGTTTTGACCTCTCATCCAGGGCGTTCCCGGGAACAACCCCCTCGCCTGCATTGGGGAGAAATCGACCCACTCAAGCGGGGACCCATTATTGGTACGGTGACAAACCTTGCCCATCGTAACGTGATTGGCACTCACTCTGGTTCCTATTCCGTCTATCGAGCATTAGCCGTTGCCAGTGGAGCGCTTCATCCCAATCACCGAGCGGATTTGACCAATACGGCTCCAGTGGTGGAGATTGGTCCCCATCCCAGTTGGGCTGACCCTAATCGCATTGTGTCTCTTGACCCCTTTGGGGGAATGGTGGGGGATGTTTACACCGATCTCTATGAGCAAGGATACGACATTCGACCCACGATCGCAGTCACCCAAGCCCATGTCAATTTGCCGGAAATCCAAGAGGCGATTCAGAAAAATCGTTTATCAGTTGACGGTAAAATTGTCAAGCCTAACGGCAGTTTAGTGGTCACCAAAGTCGCCATTGACCCCGTGTGGTATCTGCCCGGAATCGCCCACCGACTCAACGTCGAGGAAGGAGAATTACGCCGCGCCCTCTTCCAGCAAACTGGGGGAATGTTCCCGGAACTGGTAACCCGCCCTGATTTACAGGTTTTCCTACCTCCGATTGGTGGGATTACCGCCTACTTAATCGGCGATGTGGACGCGATTACTGATCCCAATCGCCAACTTGCCGTGCGCGTTCATGATGAATGCAACGGTTCCGATGTGTTTGGTTCCGATATCTGCACTTGTCGTCCTTACCTGGTACACGGCTTAGAAGTTTGTGTGCAAACCGCACAAGCCGGAGGTGCAGGGGTTTTGGTTTACTTCCGCAAAGAAGGACGGGCATTAGGTGAAGTCACTAAATTCCTGGTTTATAATGCCCGTAAGCGACAAGAAGGCGGCGATAGCGCGGATGCCTATTTCAACCGCACTGAATGTGTGGCGGGTGCCCCCGATATGCGGTTCCAAGAACTAATGCCCGATGTACTACACTGGTTGGGAATTACTCGCATTGACAGTTTTGTCTCCATGAGCGACATGAAATACAATGCGATCACCAGTTCGGGTATTGAGATTGTCAAACGCATCCCAATTCCTGACGATTTAATTCCCGAAGATGCCATGGTCGAAATTGCTGCCAAACAAGCGGCTGGTTATTACACTGAAACAACCGCACCCGATGCAGTAAAATTAGCGACGATTAAAGGGCGTAGTCTCCTGTGA
- a CDS encoding URC4/urg3 family protein, whose protein sequence is MTHDQQTIAYLRTPQAIRERCDRVLDLAEANQLHYFGCDLTQLENVARYVIQVMQDDYPDFNIPFHSRWQHFEVGNVPRLAELSQKLAGLTPLQKAQTKFDLAIVSVLLDAGAGADWQYCETQTGQVFRRSEGLAVASFRMFCQGMFSSNPEYPLQADTKGLQNLTVEQLAQGFQVSSTNPLLGLEGRVKLLQRLGESLQTHPELFGQENPRPGNLVKYLLSLSTREGEAIEGSLIDKVMETTDNLSKPNVIGKLPAEVVLSAVLEGLGDIWSGRLAIAGVNLGDVWSHSALSGDKPSDHYIPFHKLSQWLSYSLLEPLQELGLEITGLDELTGLAEYRNGGLCLDLGLIVVKDPAILQQRHLPGSEVIVEWRALTVSLLDRIAEAIRKQLNLTATQLPLVKVLQGGTWTAGRKIAAQLREGGVPPIQIESDGTVF, encoded by the coding sequence ATGACGCATGACCAACAAACCATTGCATATCTAAGAACACCACAAGCGATTCGAGAACGGTGCGATCGCGTCTTGGATCTCGCTGAGGCAAACCAGTTGCATTACTTCGGCTGCGATTTAACCCAGCTAGAAAATGTGGCAAGGTATGTGATTCAAGTCATGCAGGATGACTATCCTGATTTTAATATCCCATTCCACAGTCGCTGGCAGCATTTTGAAGTCGGAAATGTGCCACGCCTTGCTGAATTATCACAAAAATTAGCCGGACTTACTCCCCTGCAAAAAGCCCAAACTAAATTTGATTTAGCCATTGTTAGTGTCTTATTAGATGCGGGGGCGGGTGCTGATTGGCAATATTGTGAAACCCAGACGGGACAGGTGTTTCGCCGTTCTGAAGGCTTAGCTGTTGCTAGTTTCCGTATGTTCTGTCAGGGTATGTTTTCCAGTAACCCAGAATACCCCTTACAAGCCGATACAAAAGGATTACAAAACTTAACGGTTGAGCAATTAGCCCAAGGATTTCAGGTGAGTTCAACGAATCCCCTTTTAGGTTTAGAAGGTAGGGTAAAACTATTACAGCGCTTGGGAGAATCCCTACAGACTCATCCGGAATTGTTTGGTCAGGAAAATCCTCGTCCGGGTAATTTGGTCAAGTATTTGCTGAGTCTTTCAACCCGTGAGGGAGAAGCGATAGAAGGGAGTTTGATAGATAAGGTTATGGAAACAACCGATAACTTATCTAAACCCAACGTTATCGGTAAGCTACCCGCTGAAGTGGTATTATCGGCTGTGTTAGAGGGGTTAGGTGATATTTGGTCAGGACGACTTGCGATCGCGGGCGTGAATTTAGGCGATGTCTGGTCTCATTCTGCCCTCTCTGGGGACAAGCCGAGTGATCACTATATCCCCTTTCACAAACTTTCCCAGTGGTTAAGTTACTCCCTCTTAGAACCCTTACAAGAATTAGGGTTAGAAATTACTGGACTAGACGAACTCACCGGATTAGCCGAGTATCGCAATGGCGGTTTATGCCTTGATTTAGGATTAATTGTGGTGAAAGATCCGGCTATTTTGCAGCAGCGCCATTTACCGGGTTCTGAAGTAATTGTCGAATGGCGGGCGCTGACGGTAAGTTTGTTGGATCGAATTGCCGAAGCTATCCGAAAACAGCTAAACTTGACAGCAACTCAGTTACCATTAGTTAAAGTTTTACAAGGTGGGACTTGGACAGCCGGACGAAAGATTGCAGCACAATTAAGAGAAGGAGGTGTTCCGCCGATTCAGATTGAGAGTGATGGGACAGTTTTTTGA
- a CDS encoding YciI family protein: protein MAKLFAVVVATVPDYYDYKKQHPEHDQDQLAWFRQKHEQGILLCCGPFFPHDGTGLWVIQAENLEEAQEIVNSSPRVRDGMLADSARIVEWQVHIGRDRFIAE from the coding sequence ATGGCTAAATTATTTGCTGTTGTTGTTGCGACGGTTCCAGACTATTACGACTACAAAAAGCAGCATCCTGAACATGATCAGGATCAGCTTGCTTGGTTCCGTCAAAAACATGAACAAGGTATTTTGCTTTGCTGTGGTCCTTTTTTCCCTCACGATGGAACAGGGCTTTGGGTAATCCAAGCAGAGAATCTAGAGGAGGCGCAGGAAATTGTCAACAGTAGCCCTCGCGTTCGAGACGGTATGTTAGCGGATTCAGCCAGGATTGTTGAGTGGCAAGTTCATATTGGGCGCGATCGGTTTATCGCCGAATAA
- a CDS encoding DUF262 domain-containing protein — protein sequence MMNRAINFQTVSWFWDLYTRKLLDLDPPYQRRSVWNQDYKDFFIDTVLNNYPAPAIFLYQDITAEGISKYSVVDGKQRLSTLFEFAQNQFPVSETATITNLRGKYFKDLDTEVKQNFWKYQFAVEYVPSSDEAIINNIFDRINRNVSKLTPQELRHAKFNGVFINAVEDFTQWMSSVLSPNSKLPNFPSINTKSRKQMKDVELVAQLLLFLEEGVKSYRQEDLDKAFSDREFNWDDQDEIENEFKHVIQLIKKLIEKSPDYIDLRKTRLKNQTDFYSLFAAISELNRDNYDFSNRLPEVSSKINDFLKIVNSPEERTNIQEAQDYHDAITSSPLYSSVEKTKVRIDILKSLIQGNII from the coding sequence ATGATGAATAGAGCAATTAATTTTCAAACAGTTTCTTGGTTTTGGGATCTTTACACAAGGAAGCTGCTCGATCTCGATCCCCCCTATCAAAGACGCAGTGTTTGGAATCAAGATTACAAGGATTTTTTTATAGATACTGTTCTAAATAATTATCCTGCACCTGCAATTTTTTTGTATCAAGATATTACGGCTGAAGGCATTTCTAAATACAGTGTTGTTGATGGAAAACAAAGGCTATCTACTTTGTTTGAGTTTGCTCAAAACCAATTTCCTGTCAGCGAAACTGCAACTATTACAAACCTTAGAGGTAAATATTTTAAGGATTTAGATACTGAGGTTAAACAAAATTTTTGGAAATATCAGTTTGCAGTTGAATATGTTCCATCTTCAGATGAAGCTATCATTAATAATATATTTGACCGGATCAACCGAAATGTTAGTAAATTAACGCCTCAAGAGCTTCGCCATGCAAAGTTTAATGGAGTATTTATTAACGCAGTGGAAGATTTCACTCAATGGATGAGTAGTGTTCTTTCACCCAACTCCAAATTACCCAACTTTCCTTCAATTAATACAAAATCAAGAAAGCAAATGAAGGATGTAGAATTAGTTGCTCAACTTTTACTTTTCTTAGAGGAAGGAGTCAAATCTTATCGTCAAGAAGACTTGGATAAAGCTTTTAGTGATAGAGAATTTAATTGGGACGATCAAGATGAGATAGAAAATGAATTTAAACACGTCATTCAATTGATAAAAAAGCTTATAGAAAAATCCCCTGATTATATAGATTTGCGGAAAACCAGGCTAAAAAATCAAACTGATTTTTATTCGCTTTTTGCAGCTATTTCAGAATTAAATCGTGATAATTATGATTTTTCAAACAGGTTGCCTGAAGTATCTAGCAAGATAAATGATTTTCTAAAAATCGTTAACTCTCCAGAAGAAAGAACTAATATTCAAGAAGCGCAAGATTATCATGATGCTATTACAAGTTCACCACTTTACTCTAGTGTTGAAAAAACTAAAGTTAGAATTGATATTTTAAAATCTTTAATACAAGGAAATATTATTTAA
- a CDS encoding helix-turn-helix domain-containing protein: MAIIFDQDAYRHLLAQVAPKVIETEAEYDRALAEAERLTFAKHRTPEEKALHKFLVTLIEAYEEQNYPMDQAAPHEILQHIMESSGTRQADLVGVIGSSGVVSEVVNGKRFISKAQAKALGDYFQISPALFI, encoded by the coding sequence ATGGCTATTATTTTTGACCAAGACGCTTATCGCCATCTACTCGCACAAGTCGCGCCCAAAGTGATTGAGACAGAGGCGGAATATGATCGTGCCCTAGCAGAGGCAGAACGGCTAACCTTTGCCAAACACCGAACTCCAGAGGAGAAAGCGTTACACAAGTTCCTCGTAACGCTGATTGAAGCCTATGAGGAACAGAACTATCCGATGGATCAAGCTGCACCTCATGAAATTCTCCAACACATCATGGAATCCAGTGGTACTCGTCAAGCTGACTTGGTGGGTGTGATTGGATCGAGTGGTGTAGTGTCTGAGGTAGTAAACGGCAAGCGATTCATTAGTAAAGCACAAGCTAAGGCACTTGGCGATTACTTCCAGATTTCGCCAGCGCTGTTTATCTAA
- the tnpA gene encoding IS200/IS605 family transposase yields the protein MKARKGSHSVFSVQLHIVFVTKYRRKIITVGMLQRLHEVLANVCIKTKCRLVEFSGEADHVHLLVDFHPDNNLSSLIGSMKSASSRIIRKDFAAQLSKTYTKSAFWSGSYYVASTGGAPIERIKAYIKSQDAPKN from the coding sequence GTGAAAGCTAGAAAAGGTTCGCACTCTGTATTTTCTGTTCAACTGCATATAGTATTTGTAACTAAATACAGGCGCAAGATTATTACAGTGGGAATGTTACAGAGATTACATGAAGTGCTTGCCAATGTTTGTATTAAGACAAAGTGTCGGTTAGTAGAGTTTTCAGGAGAAGCTGACCATGTACATCTATTAGTAGACTTTCATCCTGACAACAATTTATCATCTCTAATTGGTAGTATGAAGTCTGCATCTAGTCGAATCATCAGAAAAGACTTTGCTGCTCAACTGTCAAAAACTTATACTAAGTCGGCATTTTGGTCGGGTTCTTATTATGTTGCGTCTACTGGCGGTGCGCCTATTGAGAGAATTAAGGCTTACATCAAATCACAAGACGCACCCAAAAATTGA